One segment of Clarias gariepinus isolate MV-2021 ecotype Netherlands chromosome 6, CGAR_prim_01v2, whole genome shotgun sequence DNA contains the following:
- the blcap gene encoding bladder cancer-associated protein, which translates to MYCLQWLLPVLLIPKPLNPALWFNHSMFMGFYLLSFLLERKPCTICALVFLAALFLICYSCWGNCFLYHCHDSPLPNSAHDPNIVGT; encoded by the coding sequence ATGTACTGCCTCCAGTGGTTACTTCCGGTCCTGCTTATCCCAAAGCCGCTGAACCCAGCTCTGTGGTTTAATCATTCTATGTTCATGGGCTTCTACTTGCTTAGCTTCCTGTTGGAAAGGAAGCCATGCACCATTTGTGCCTTAGTGTTCCTTGCAGCATTGTTTCTCATCTGCTACAGCTGCTGGGGGAATTGCTTCCTTTACCACTGCCATGACTCTCCACTGCCAAACTCTGCACATGATCCCAACATTGTGGGCACCTAG